From the bacterium genome, one window contains:
- a CDS encoding branched-chain amino acid ABC transporter permease, with product MTFYLLQALNGCAYGMLLFLLAAGLSLIFGLMEIVNLAHGGFYLLGAYLGLSIFRWTGSFWLALAIAPLITGGAGFLLEWPFLRPLYRRTHLDQILLTFGFAFVLTDLTRWLWGADVQSLPAPRGLDQSVVILGTLFPAYRLFVIGAGAALALGLWLGLVRSRLGAVVRAGVANREMTQALGIDVAAVFTGVFVFGTALAGLAGVAAAPILGVFPGVDFDILIVTLIVVVVGGLGTFSGAFWGSLLIGEADTFGKVLVPQAALVVIYLVMAAVLLARPAGLFGGRAR from the coding sequence GTGACATTCTATCTGTTGCAGGCGCTCAACGGCTGCGCCTACGGCATGCTGCTGTTTCTGCTCGCGGCCGGTCTCTCGCTGATCTTCGGACTCATGGAGATCGTGAACCTCGCCCACGGCGGGTTCTACCTGCTCGGCGCGTATCTGGGCCTCTCGATCTTCCGGTGGACCGGGTCGTTCTGGCTCGCGCTTGCGATCGCGCCGCTGATCACCGGCGGCGCGGGATTCCTGTTGGAGTGGCCGTTTCTCCGGCCGCTGTACCGGCGCACGCACCTCGATCAGATCCTGCTGACGTTCGGGTTCGCCTTCGTCCTGACCGACCTCACGCGCTGGTTGTGGGGCGCCGACGTCCAGTCCCTGCCGGCGCCCCGCGGGCTCGACCAGTCGGTCGTCATCCTCGGCACGCTCTTTCCCGCGTATCGGCTGTTCGTGATCGGCGCCGGCGCGGCGCTCGCGCTCGGACTCTGGCTCGGCCTCGTGCGGTCGCGCCTGGGGGCGGTCGTGCGGGCGGGGGTCGCCAACCGGGAGATGACCCAGGCGCTCGGAATCGACGTCGCGGCGGTCTTCACGGGCGTGTTCGTCTTCGGCACGGCACTGGCGGGACTGGCCGGCGTCGCGGCCGCGCCCATCCTCGGCGTGTTCCCCGGCGTCGACTTCGACATCCTCATCGTGACACTCATCGTCGTGGTCGTGGGCGGGCTGGGAACCTTTAGCGGCGCGTTCTGGGGCAGCCTGCTCATCGGCGAGGCCGACACGTTCGGTAAAGTGCTCGTGCCGCAGGCCGCGCTCGTGGTGATCTACCTCGTCATGGCGGCGGTGCTCCTCGCGCGCCCGGCCGGGCTCTTCGGAGGACGGGCCCGGTGA
- a CDS encoding branched-chain amino acid ABC transporter permease, whose translation MNRAPGARAFLPASGIRGGRRLVLLVVAAALLLVPLTGSRFAATTLTEMLVFAIFAMSLDLLVGYTGLVSLGHAAPFGVAAYTVALLSTHGTAALAATLPAALVAGTAAAALIGVFALRAAGVYFLMLTLAFAQMAFAVAHEWAGVTGGTNGLSGIPRPALPAADLGGAVPFYYLVLLLAGLAAVVLARITRSPFGAALAGVRENEARMRAMGYDTFRLKMAAFVIAGAAAALSGALYAYYNGFVSPDVLYWTTSGQVLVMVLLGGAGTLAGPAAGAAAVLLLQNLASSYTERWTLILGAAFILVVLAAPSGLAGVAARLGGPLRRLRAANPGAGPLPPAPSEGAAR comes from the coding sequence GTGAACCGCGCGCCCGGGGCCCGTGCGTTCCTCCCGGCGTCCGGCATCCGGGGCGGCCGCCGGCTTGTCCTGCTCGTCGTCGCGGCGGCGCTCCTCCTGGTGCCGTTGACCGGCTCGCGTTTCGCCGCGACAACGCTGACGGAGATGCTCGTCTTTGCGATCTTCGCGATGAGCCTCGACCTGCTGGTCGGCTACACCGGGCTCGTGTCACTGGGCCACGCCGCGCCCTTCGGCGTGGCGGCGTACACCGTCGCGCTCCTCAGCACGCACGGGACCGCGGCGCTCGCCGCGACGCTGCCGGCCGCGCTCGTCGCCGGCACCGCGGCCGCCGCGTTGATCGGCGTGTTCGCGCTGAGGGCCGCGGGCGTCTACTTCCTCATGCTCACGCTGGCGTTCGCGCAGATGGCCTTCGCCGTGGCCCACGAATGGGCCGGCGTGACCGGCGGCACCAACGGCCTCTCCGGCATTCCGCGCCCGGCGCTGCCCGCCGCCGACCTCGGCGGCGCGGTCCCCTTCTACTACCTCGTCCTGCTGCTCGCCGGGCTCGCCGCGGTCGTGCTCGCGCGGATCACCCGCTCGCCGTTCGGCGCGGCGCTCGCCGGGGTGCGGGAGAACGAAGCCCGAATGCGCGCCATGGGATACGACACGTTCCGGCTCAAAATGGCGGCGTTCGTCATCGCGGGCGCCGCGGCCGCGCTGAGCGGCGCCCTGTACGCCTATTACAATGGCTTCGTCTCCCCCGACGTCCTCTACTGGACCACCTCCGGGCAGGTGCTCGTCATGGTGCTGCTCGGCGGCGCCGGGACGCTCGCCGGCCCCGCGGCCGGGGCGGCGGCAGTCCTCCTGCTGCAAAACCTGGCCAGCTCGTACACGGAGCGCTGGACCCTGATCCTCGGCGCGGCGTTCATTCTCGTCGTGCTCGCCGCGCCGAGCGGGCTGGCCGGCGTGGCGGCGCGCCTCGGCGGCCCGCTGCGCCGGCTCCGCGCCGCCAATCCGGGCGCCGGACCGCTCCCGCCGGCCCCGTCCGAAGGCGCCGCGCGGTAG
- a CDS encoding ABC transporter ATP-binding protein, producing MDAILAIERLTRRFGGLVALRDVSLSVVPGERHAVIGPNGAGKTTLFNVVSGELAPTSGRVSLLGSGITGLPSHEIARRGLARTFQRNNLLFSLTALENVRLAAQACTPATRRLFTPVHRLPHLEERARVLLDRMDLADRAAAPARSLSYGEQRQLEVAIALAGRPKVLLLDEPTSGMSPAETARMTALLDRLGREQTVVIIEHDMDVVFALADRITVLYLGEVIASGTPEAVRADPRVQEVYLGTGEGLEG from the coding sequence GTGGACGCGATCCTCGCGATTGAGCGTCTGACGCGGCGGTTCGGCGGCCTGGTCGCCCTGCGCGATGTGTCGCTGTCGGTCGTCCCCGGCGAGCGGCACGCGGTCATCGGCCCCAACGGCGCCGGGAAGACGACGCTCTTCAACGTCGTAAGCGGCGAGCTCGCGCCGACGTCCGGCCGCGTGAGCCTCCTCGGCAGCGGCATCACGGGCCTCCCGTCGCACGAGATCGCGCGGCGGGGCCTCGCGCGCACGTTCCAGCGCAACAATCTCCTGTTCAGCCTGACCGCGCTCGAAAATGTGCGCCTCGCCGCCCAGGCCTGCACGCCCGCCACCCGGCGCCTGTTCACGCCCGTCCACCGGCTGCCGCACCTCGAGGAACGTGCCCGAGTCCTGCTCGATCGGATGGACCTCGCCGATCGCGCCGCGGCGCCGGCGCGAAGCCTGTCCTACGGCGAGCAGCGGCAGCTCGAGGTGGCGATCGCGCTGGCCGGGCGGCCGAAGGTCCTCCTCCTCGATGAGCCGACCTCGGGAATGTCGCCGGCGGAGACCGCGCGCATGACCGCGCTGCTGGACCGGCTCGGGCGCGAGCAGACGGTGGTCATCATCGAGCACGACATGGACGTCGTCTTCGCGCTCGCGGACCGGATCACGGTGCTGTATCTCGGCGAGGTCATCGCCTCCGGGACCCCGGAGGCGGTGCGGGCCGACCCGCGGGTCCAGGAAGTCTATCTCGGAACCGGGGAGGGCCTCGAGGGATGA
- a CDS encoding ABC transporter ATP-binding protein — translation MLDLDAVHTYYGESHVLQGVSLQVEAGRIVCLVGRNGAGKTTTVRTVMGFTPPRSGRILYDGRPITGTPPHRVARLGIALVPQGRGIFPDLTVRQHLTLARRPNGWSADRAAARFPILQERGGQPAGLLSGGEQQMLAIARALTMAPRLVVLDEPSDGLAPLFVARVRDILREMRAEGLGVLLVEQNLALARAVADRLYVLNKGRVVFEGAPADLDAAPDVRAQYLGV, via the coding sequence CTGCTGGATCTCGACGCGGTGCACACGTACTACGGTGAGTCGCACGTGCTCCAGGGCGTCAGCCTGCAGGTCGAAGCCGGCCGCATCGTGTGCCTCGTCGGCCGGAACGGCGCCGGCAAGACCACGACGGTGCGGACGGTGATGGGGTTCACGCCGCCGCGCAGCGGCCGGATCCTGTACGACGGACGGCCGATCACCGGCACGCCGCCGCACCGCGTGGCGCGACTCGGGATCGCGCTCGTCCCTCAGGGGCGGGGCATCTTCCCCGACCTCACCGTGCGGCAGCACCTCACCCTCGCACGCCGCCCGAACGGCTGGTCCGCGGATCGGGCCGCGGCGCGCTTTCCGATCCTCCAGGAGCGGGGCGGGCAGCCGGCCGGGCTGCTCTCGGGCGGGGAACAGCAGATGCTCGCGATCGCGCGGGCGCTGACGATGGCCCCGCGGCTTGTCGTCCTGGATGAGCCGAGCGACGGTCTCGCCCCGCTCTTTGTGGCGCGAGTCCGGGACATTCTCCGCGAGATGCGCGCCGAGGGGCTCGGCGTGCTTCTCGTCGAGCAGAACCTGGCGCTCGCCCGCGCCGTGGCCGACCGGCTCTACGTGCTCAACAAGGGCCGCGTCGTCTTCGAGGGCGCCCCGGCGGACCTCGACGCGGCGCCGGACGTACGGGCCCAGTACCTGGGCGTCTAA
- a CDS encoding Zn-dependent alcohol dehydrogenase: protein MKTRAAVLFEVGARLEIRDVEVKPPQAGEVLVRMAAGGVCHTDLHVMTGHLPAPLPAVLGHEGAGIVAEVGPGVGSLRPGDHVIPLWRLSCGECEYCTGGRPALCPAGTEIRRTGCFADGTTRFALADRELKHFCGVSAFSEFSVIPERALLKIPDDLPLDRAALFGCAVICGVGAVVNAARVKPGSSVAVFGAGGVGLNVVQGAALAGAAQIIAVDLLDGKLEYARRFGATHTVNASSADPVEQVRALTGGRGVDYAFEAIGIPAVMRQAYDTLAKRGTAVVVGVTPMAAEVSVPVMSLVFEERTLTGSLYGASRPRTDIPMLIDLYRAGKLKIDELLTRTYPFEEINEAYGALERGEVARTVVIF, encoded by the coding sequence ATGAAAACGCGGGCCGCGGTGCTCTTCGAAGTTGGCGCGAGGCTCGAGATCCGGGACGTGGAGGTCAAACCTCCGCAGGCCGGAGAGGTGCTGGTCCGGATGGCCGCCGGCGGCGTGTGCCACACCGACCTGCACGTCATGACCGGCCACCTGCCGGCGCCGCTCCCCGCGGTGCTTGGGCACGAGGGAGCGGGGATCGTCGCGGAGGTGGGACCGGGCGTCGGATCGCTCCGGCCCGGCGACCACGTCATTCCCCTGTGGCGGTTGAGCTGCGGCGAGTGCGAGTACTGCACGGGCGGACGTCCGGCGCTCTGCCCGGCCGGCACCGAGATCCGCCGGACCGGCTGCTTCGCCGACGGGACCACGCGCTTTGCGCTTGCGGACCGGGAGCTCAAGCACTTCTGCGGCGTGTCGGCCTTCTCGGAGTTCTCCGTGATCCCGGAGCGGGCGCTGCTCAAGATCCCAGACGATCTGCCCCTCGATCGCGCCGCCCTCTTCGGCTGCGCGGTGATCTGCGGAGTGGGCGCGGTCGTGAACGCCGCGCGGGTCAAGCCGGGGAGCAGCGTCGCCGTCTTCGGCGCCGGTGGAGTGGGCCTCAACGTCGTACAGGGCGCCGCGCTCGCCGGCGCGGCGCAGATTATCGCCGTGGATCTGCTGGACGGCAAGCTCGAGTATGCCCGGCGGTTCGGCGCGACGCATACGGTGAACGCGTCGTCGGCCGACCCGGTGGAGCAGGTGCGCGCGCTCACCGGGGGACGCGGGGTCGACTACGCGTTCGAGGCGATCGGCATCCCGGCCGTCATGCGGCAGGCATACGACACGCTGGCCAAGCGCGGGACCGCGGTCGTTGTCGGCGTGACGCCGATGGCCGCGGAGGTCTCGGTCCCGGTGATGTCGCTCGTCTTTGAGGAGCGCACCCTGACAGGATCGTTATACGGGGCGAGCCGGCCCCGCACCGACATCCCGATGCTCATCGACCTGTATCGAGCCGGTAAGTTGAAGATCGACGAACTGCTGACGCGGACCTATCCGTTCGAGGAGATCAACGAGGCATACGGCGCGCTCGAACGCGGTGAGGTGGCGCGGACCGTCGTGATCTTTTGA